Proteins co-encoded in one Campylobacter ornithocola genomic window:
- a CDS encoding amino acid ABC transporter permease — protein sequence MFEILNQDTFFRLAQGLKVTLELSFISVLISLVGGVFFGILMHSKNKFLYAFCRFMLEFVRIMPLIVWLFVVHFGLAKWFGWHLSALGSSVIVFSIWGVFEMMDLVRSSLASIPKHQYESGLSLGFNKFEVYLFIIIPLSLRRLLPMSINLFTRIIKSTSVIYLIGGIELIKVGQQVIELNLFQNSYTAFVIYGLILLIYFVLCYPLSVYSKFLEKKWS from the coding sequence ATGTTTGAAATTTTAAATCAAGATACCTTTTTTAGACTAGCGCAAGGTTTAAAGGTTACTTTAGAGCTTTCATTTATCAGTGTTTTGATTTCATTGGTTGGGGGAGTTTTTTTTGGAATTTTAATGCATTCTAAAAACAAATTCCTTTATGCTTTTTGTCGTTTTATGCTTGAATTTGTACGTATTATGCCTTTGATTGTTTGGCTTTTTGTAGTACATTTTGGTTTGGCTAAATGGTTTGGGTGGCATTTGAGTGCTTTGGGTTCAAGTGTCATTGTTTTTAGTATTTGGGGTGTGTTTGAGATGATGGATTTAGTAAGATCTTCTTTAGCAAGCATACCAAAGCACCAGTATGAATCAGGACTTTCATTGGGATTTAATAAATTTGAAGTTTATCTTTTTATCATCATACCTTTATCTTTAAGAAGATTATTACCTATGAGTATTAATCTTTTTACAAGAATTATCAAAAGCACTTCAGTGATTTATCTAATAGGTGGTATAGAGCTTATTAAGGTAGGACAACAAGTAATTGAGTTAAATTTATTTCAAAATTCCTATACAGCTTTTGTGATTTATGGTTTGATTTTATTGATTTATTTTGTACTTTGTTATCCTTTATCGGTTTATTCAAAGTTTTTAGAGAAAAAATGGAGTTAA
- a CDS encoding amino acid ABC transporter ATP-binding protein yields MSILKIQNLQKYYDKHHVLKDINLEVNQKEVVVILGPSGCGKSTLLRCINGLEEMADGVIFVDDEKIDKNYKKWTQIRQKIGMVFQSYELFDHLNVEQNILLGPLKVQKRKKEEVLKEAKYWLERVGLLHKLKAYPKELSGGQKQRIAIVRSLCMNPEIMLFDEVTAALDPEIVREVLDVILNLAKDGMTMLIVTHEMGFAKAVADKIVFMDDGKIVEISTPDEFFENPKTDRAKKFLNLFDFHR; encoded by the coding sequence ATGAGCATTTTAAAAATACAAAATTTACAAAAATATTATGATAAACATCATGTTTTGAAAGATATTAACTTAGAAGTAAATCAAAAAGAAGTAGTGGTTATACTAGGTCCAAGTGGTTGTGGTAAATCTACGCTTTTAAGATGTATTAATGGTTTAGAAGAAATGGCAGATGGAGTTATTTTTGTTGATGATGAAAAAATTGATAAAAACTATAAAAAATGGACGCAAATTCGTCAGAAAATAGGTATGGTTTTTCAATCTTACGAGCTTTTTGATCATTTAAATGTTGAACAAAACATACTTTTAGGCCCTTTAAAAGTGCAAAAAAGAAAAAAAGAAGAAGTTTTAAAAGAAGCAAAATACTGGCTTGAAAGAGTAGGACTTTTGCATAAATTAAAAGCTTACCCTAAGGAGTTAAGTGGTGGACAAAAGCAACGTATAGCGATAGTTAGAAGTCTTTGTATGAATCCTGAAATTATGCTTTTTGATGAAGTTACAGCAGCGCTTGATCCTGAAATTGTGCGTGAAGTTTTAGATGTGATTTTAAACTTAGCAAAAGATGGTATGACTATGCTTATAGTTACGCATGAAATGGGTTTTGCAAAAGCTGTTGCTGATAAAATAGTTTTTATGGATGATGGAAAAATAGTAGAAATTTCAACTCCTGATGAGTTCTTTGAAAATCCAAAGACAGATCGTGCGAAAAAATTTCTCAATTTATTTGATTTTCATCGTTAA
- a CDS encoding cysteine ABC transporter substrate-binding protein has product MALLFSACSNSNSNENSIEKIKQQGVIRIGVFGDKPPFGYLDAQGKNQGYDVYFAKRIAKELLNDESKVQFVLVEAANRVEFLESNKVDLILANFTKTPEREAVVDFALPYMKVALGVIAPKNSDIKTIDDLKNKTLILNKGTTADAFFTKNMPEIKTIKFDQNTETFAALIGKRGDALSHDNALLFAWTKENPNFEVVIKELGNHDVIAPAVKKGDQAMLNFINDLILKLENEQFFHKAYDETLKPFFSNDIKADDVVIEGGKI; this is encoded by the coding sequence ATGGCACTCCTTTTTAGTGCATGCTCAAATTCAAATTCTAATGAAAATTCTATAGAAAAAATCAAACAGCAAGGTGTAATTCGCATAGGTGTTTTTGGTGATAAACCTCCATTTGGTTACCTAGATGCACAAGGGAAAAATCAAGGCTATGATGTGTATTTTGCTAAACGCATAGCAAAAGAGCTTTTAAATGATGAATCTAAAGTACAATTTGTTTTAGTTGAGGCAGCTAACAGAGTAGAATTTCTAGAGTCAAATAAGGTTGATTTGATCTTAGCAAATTTTACGAAAACTCCAGAAAGAGAAGCTGTTGTAGATTTTGCTCTACCTTATATGAAAGTTGCTCTTGGTGTGATAGCTCCAAAAAATTCGGATATCAAAACCATAGATGATTTGAAAAATAAAACTTTAATCCTTAACAAAGGTACAACAGCAGATGCTTTTTTTACAAAAAATATGCCAGAAATTAAAACGATTAAATTTGATCAAAATACAGAAACATTCGCAGCTTTAATCGGAAAAAGAGGCGATGCATTAAGCCATGATAATGCATTGCTTTTTGCTTGGACTAAAGAAAATCCGAATTTCGAAGTGGTGATTAAAGAACTTGGTAATCATGATGTTATAGCCCCAGCTGTAAAAAAAGGTGATCAAGCAATGCTAAATTTTATTAATGATTTAATTTTAAAACTAGAAAATGAGCAGTTTTTCCATAAAGCATATGATGAAACTTTAAAACCATTTTTTAGTAATGATATAAAAGCTGATGATGTAGTAATTGAAGGTGGCAAAATTTAA
- a CDS encoding MFS transporter, translated as MQKAFKNTIYASLGGILEFYDFVLFIFFANVFAKIFFPQNDDFWSLIYAYVAFGAGYLARPFGAIVFAHFADIKGRKNVFYISMLLMVVPSFVLAFLPTYESIGLMATIILFAIRISQGLAIGAEVSSAWIFVSEFVSKKRLGLALGFISATLTLGLLLGNLATLAVYEYFSKEEVEKFAWRIPFFIGGFFGILALFLRTKLNETPAFKNIKSKEKILNFPLLQALKTHKKSMLICALLTIVLTSGVATLMILPQYFEGLLGVNKTTALLYQNLAIIMIILGSLLQGYLADILGHFKICAFFTLLFGIFGISFSFYNEWFLMFYLLACFSQGIIAFAPIFMTQIFKTELRSSGLSFAYNISYAILGFITPFIVNFMYEKYFYIYIAFTFIASLLSVFLVKRSFKNL; from the coding sequence ATGCAAAAAGCTTTTAAAAATACCATCTATGCTTCTTTGGGTGGTATTTTAGAATTTTATGATTTTGTTTTATTTATCTTTTTTGCAAATGTTTTTGCAAAAATCTTCTTTCCTCAAAATGATGATTTTTGGTCTTTGATTTATGCTTATGTAGCTTTTGGGGCAGGGTATTTAGCTAGACCTTTTGGAGCTATAGTATTTGCTCATTTTGCAGATATCAAGGGTAGAAAAAATGTTTTTTATATAAGTATGCTTTTAATGGTAGTGCCTAGTTTTGTTTTGGCTTTTTTACCAACTTATGAGAGTATAGGCTTAATGGCTACTATTATACTTTTTGCAATAAGAATTTCTCAAGGTCTTGCCATAGGTGCAGAAGTAAGTAGTGCTTGGATTTTTGTGAGTGAGTTTGTGAGTAAAAAAAGACTTGGTTTGGCACTAGGTTTTATTTCAGCAACTTTGACTTTAGGTTTATTGCTTGGAAATTTAGCTACTTTGGCTGTGTATGAGTATTTTAGTAAAGAAGAAGTAGAAAAATTCGCTTGGAGAATTCCTTTTTTTATAGGAGGTTTTTTTGGGATTTTGGCTTTATTCTTAAGAACGAAACTTAATGAAACTCCAGCTTTTAAAAACATAAAAAGCAAAGAAAAAATTTTGAATTTTCCACTTTTACAAGCTTTAAAAACACATAAAAAAAGTATGTTAATATGTGCTTTGCTTACTATAGTTTTAACAAGTGGTGTTGCGACTTTAATGATTTTACCGCAGTATTTTGAAGGTTTACTAGGAGTAAACAAAACTACAGCTTTGTTATACCAAAACCTAGCTATAATCATGATTATTTTGGGTAGTTTATTGCAAGGTTATTTAGCTGATATACTAGGTCATTTTAAAATTTGTGCGTTTTTTACATTGTTATTTGGAATTTTTGGAATATCGTTTAGTTTTTATAATGAGTGGTTTTTAATGTTTTATTTGTTAGCTTGTTTTTCTCAAGGTATTATTGCTTTTGCACCTATTTTTATGACTCAAATTTTTAAAACAGAACTACGATCAAGTGGATTGTCTTTTGCTTATAATATTTCTTATGCGATTTTAGGTTTTATAACCCCTTTTATTGTTAATTTTATGTATGAGAAATATTTTTATATTTACATTGCTTTTACATTTATTGCTAGTTTATTAAGTGTGTTTTTAGTAAAAAGATCTTTTAAAAATTTATAA